In a genomic window of uncultured Flavobacterium sp.:
- a CDS encoding glycine--tRNA ligase, translated as MAKQEDLLKNVVSHAKEYGYIFPSSEVYDGLSAVYDYAQNGVELKKNIREYWWKSMVQMNENIVGLDAAILMHPTTWKASGHVDAFNDPLIDNKDSKKRYRADVLVEDYAEALNKKAKKEIEKAKTRFGDAFNEQEFVTTNARVVEYLARETEIRERLGRSLGNGDLEDVKALIEELEIADPETGSRNWTEVRQFNLMFGTKLGASADTAMDLYLRPETAQGIFVNFLNVQKSGRMKVPFGIAQTGKAFRNEIVARQFIFRMREFEQMEMQFFVRPGEEMQSYEYWKETRLKWHLSLGLGKENYRFHDHEKLAHYANAAADIEFNFPFGFKELEGIHSRTDFDLKAHEKFSGRKLQYFDPELNENYVPYVVETSVGLDRMFLAVFATSLQEETLEDGSTRTVLKLPSVLAPTKAAILPLVKKDGLPEIARKIIEDLKWDFSVAYDEKDAVGRRYRRQDALGTPFCITVDHQTIEDETVTIRHRDTMKQDRVKISELKDIIENEVSMKNWLMKM; from the coding sequence ATGGCAAAACAAGAAGATTTATTAAAGAATGTGGTTTCGCACGCAAAAGAGTACGGATATATTTTTCCGTCAAGCGAAGTATACGATGGATTAAGTGCAGTCTATGATTATGCACAAAATGGTGTCGAGTTAAAAAAGAATATCCGTGAATATTGGTGGAAATCAATGGTTCAGATGAACGAGAATATTGTCGGCCTTGATGCTGCAATATTAATGCATCCAACGACTTGGAAAGCTTCAGGCCACGTTGATGCTTTTAATGATCCGTTGATTGATAATAAAGATTCAAAGAAAAGATATAGAGCTGACGTTTTAGTAGAAGATTATGCTGAAGCGCTAAATAAAAAAGCGAAAAAAGAAATCGAAAAAGCGAAAACTCGTTTTGGAGATGCTTTTAACGAACAGGAATTTGTAACTACAAATGCCAGAGTAGTTGAATATTTAGCCAGAGAAACAGAAATTAGAGAGCGTTTAGGACGTTCTTTAGGAAATGGAGACCTGGAAGATGTAAAAGCTTTAATCGAAGAATTAGAAATAGCTGATCCTGAAACCGGTTCAAGAAACTGGACAGAAGTACGTCAGTTTAACTTAATGTTCGGAACAAAATTAGGAGCTTCTGCAGATACTGCAATGGATTTATATTTACGTCCGGAAACGGCGCAAGGTATTTTTGTGAACTTTTTAAATGTTCAAAAATCGGGTCGTATGAAAGTTCCTTTTGGAATTGCTCAAACAGGTAAAGCATTTAGAAATGAGATTGTTGCAAGACAATTTATTTTCCGTATGCGTGAATTCGAACAAATGGAAATGCAATTTTTTGTACGTCCGGGAGAAGAAATGCAATCTTATGAATATTGGAAAGAAACCCGTTTAAAATGGCACTTATCTCTAGGATTAGGAAAAGAAAATTACCGTTTTCACGATCACGAAAAATTGGCGCACTATGCAAATGCTGCTGCTGATATTGAGTTTAATTTCCCATTTGGTTTCAAAGAATTAGAAGGTATTCACTCAAGAACAGATTTCGACTTAAAAGCACATGAGAAATTTTCAGGAAGAAAATTACAGTATTTTGATCCTGAATTGAATGAAAACTATGTGCCATATGTAGTAGAAACTTCAGTTGGTTTAGATCGTATGTTTTTGGCAGTTTTCGCAACATCATTACAAGAAGAAACTCTTGAAGACGGTTCTACAAGAACAGTTTTAAAATTACCGTCAGTTTTAGCGCCTACAAAAGCAGCTATTTTACCATTGGTTAAAAAAGATGGATTGCCGGAAATTGCCAGAAAAATCATCGAGGATTTGAAATGGGATTTCTCTGTTGCTTATGATGAAAAAGATGCTGTAGGACGTCGTTACAGAAGACAAGATGCTCTTGGAACACCGTTTTGTATTACAGTAGATCATCAAACTATCGAAGACGAAACAGTTACAATTCGTCATAGAGATACAATGAAACAAGATCGTGTAAAAATTTCTGAATTGAAAGACATTATTGAAAACGAGGTTTCTATGAAAAACTGGTTGATGAAAATGTAA
- a CDS encoding phosphoribosyltransferase family protein: protein MFNYLINLFFPKVCAGCHTVLVTNETVLCTSCRHEMPLTQYHLDPKNEAVKKFYGKIEIEHASALLYFNKKGIVQELIHNLKYKGHEEIGFVLGNWYVEDLKELNLEIPFDFVVPVPLHPKKLKERGYNQVTTFGKTLSKGLNIPYNDSTLYRKIYSKTQSKKNLSGRSDNIENIFDVISTEDLQNKHFLIVDDVLTTGATLEACSRALLKIPGTKISIVCMAIANS, encoded by the coding sequence GTGTTTAATTATCTTATCAACCTGTTTTTTCCTAAAGTTTGCGCCGGATGTCATACCGTTTTGGTTACTAACGAAACCGTTTTATGTACAAGTTGTCGCCATGAAATGCCTCTTACTCAATATCATTTGGATCCCAAAAATGAAGCTGTCAAAAAGTTTTATGGTAAAATTGAGATTGAACATGCATCGGCACTTTTGTATTTTAATAAAAAAGGAATCGTTCAGGAACTCATTCACAATTTAAAATACAAAGGTCACGAAGAAATTGGCTTTGTTTTAGGAAATTGGTATGTCGAAGATTTAAAAGAATTGAATCTGGAAATTCCTTTTGATTTTGTAGTTCCAGTTCCGCTTCATCCAAAAAAATTAAAAGAAAGAGGTTATAATCAGGTTACTACTTTTGGAAAAACTTTAAGTAAAGGATTGAATATTCCGTATAACGATTCGACTTTATATCGAAAAATATATTCTAAAACACAATCAAAAAAGAATCTTTCCGGAAGATCAGATAATATCGAAAATATCTTTGATGTAATTTCTACAGAAGACCTTCAAAACAAACATTTTTTAATTGTCGATGATGTTTTAACAACGGGCGCAACGCTTGAAGCTTGTTCACGTGCTCTATTAAAAATTCCGGGAACAAAAATTAGTATTGTTTGTATGGCAATTGCGAATTCATAG
- a CDS encoding M12 family metallo-peptidase, translating into MKKQLLLLLIIFCCAQIQAQSDDLWQKVSSKTLSKRTNTIDSDKLYYKLNAESLQAKLSSTTNKSSKSTTTTITIPNAKGVLERFQVWESSNFEPELQAKYPEIRAYEGNGLDDKTAKIHFSVAPIGMQTMVIRADKPTEFIEQNPEDKTGYVLFTSNHSLNSTSKLVCGLKDVVSKNKSTKKTAKTTASNKVFKTLRLALSCTGEYAAFFGGTKAGALAGMNASMTRVNGIFNKDLAVQLIIIANNDAVIYTNAASDPYSKAADGTADYPGTTDYQVWNIEVQNNLTAVIGEGNYDIGHLFGGSGGGGNAGCIGCICSSPPEINKIGKGSAYTSPSNGVPQGDTFDIDFVAHEMGHQLGATHTFSHVIEGTGTSVEPGSGSTLMGYAGITDYDVQNNSDDYFAYTSISQIQDNLATVSCPVSTPITNNPPTISAGLDYTIPISTAFVLKGTGSDPDGDTVTYTWEENDSAITTDKSNSIAYPTKPDGPLFRSIRPVSSPIRYMPSYDSVLQNKLTTTWESVSDIARTLNFTLTGRDNAAQGKAQTYTDAMVVNVASFAGPFSVTSHKDKNVSWSQGQSQTVTWSVNNTNTLFGSSAVNIKLSTDEGLTFPITLAANTPNDGSEVITLPASVPSSKNCRILIEPVSNIYYALNSTPFAIGYTSKTTCETYSFGNSFSIPYSSTYTSKTITVPASTGIIEDVNVSLNVTHNRLSDLEIEVVNPQGTVVRLFNQACTDVASTLVLQFDDDGVNLDCSKTTSQIVIPVDALSAFNGQNPQGNWIFRIRDAVAGQFGTLNSASINICSQTFTLGTEDFNIIDFVLYPNPSKGNFTIQFESEGTNRVQVYVHDILGKRVYSNSFDPTSNFDQNIQLPQVSAGIYLVTVIDGDRRTVKKIVVN; encoded by the coding sequence ATGAAAAAACAATTACTTTTATTATTGATTATATTTTGCTGTGCCCAAATTCAAGCGCAAAGTGATGATTTATGGCAAAAAGTTAGTTCAAAAACACTCAGTAAAAGAACAAATACGATTGATTCAGATAAATTATACTATAAATTAAATGCTGAATCTCTCCAGGCAAAATTATCTTCAACAACAAATAAAAGTTCAAAAAGTACTACCACAACAATTACGATTCCGAATGCAAAAGGCGTTTTAGAGCGCTTTCAGGTTTGGGAATCTTCAAATTTTGAACCGGAATTACAAGCCAAATATCCAGAAATCCGAGCTTACGAAGGAAATGGTTTAGATGATAAAACAGCCAAAATTCATTTTAGTGTAGCGCCAATTGGTATGCAAACTATGGTAATTCGTGCAGATAAACCAACAGAATTTATAGAGCAAAATCCGGAGGACAAAACCGGATATGTATTGTTTACTTCAAATCATAGTCTTAATTCTACTTCTAAATTAGTTTGCGGACTGAAAGATGTTGTTTCAAAAAATAAGTCAACAAAAAAGACAGCAAAAACAACTGCAAGCAATAAAGTTTTCAAAACTTTGAGATTAGCGTTGTCTTGTACAGGAGAATATGCTGCTTTTTTTGGAGGTACAAAAGCCGGAGCATTAGCAGGTATGAATGCGTCAATGACAAGAGTCAACGGAATTTTTAATAAAGATTTGGCGGTACAATTAATTATAATTGCCAATAATGATGCGGTAATTTATACGAATGCAGCGAGCGATCCTTATTCTAAAGCCGCTGACGGAACAGCAGATTATCCCGGTACAACAGATTATCAAGTATGGAATATTGAAGTTCAAAATAATTTAACAGCCGTAATTGGTGAAGGAAATTATGACATTGGGCATTTATTTGGAGGTTCCGGAGGCGGAGGAAATGCAGGTTGTATTGGTTGTATTTGTAGCAGTCCTCCTGAAATAAATAAAATTGGTAAAGGAAGCGCTTATACGTCTCCGTCAAATGGAGTGCCTCAGGGAGATACATTTGATATTGATTTTGTAGCACACGAAATGGGACATCAATTAGGAGCAACACATACTTTTTCTCACGTTATCGAAGGTACAGGAACAAGTGTTGAACCAGGAAGCGGTTCTACACTTATGGGTTATGCAGGAATTACGGATTACGATGTTCAAAACAATTCAGATGATTATTTTGCATACACCAGCATTTCGCAAATTCAGGATAATCTTGCTACAGTAAGCTGCCCTGTAAGTACTCCAATAACTAATAATCCTCCAACAATTAGTGCAGGTTTAGATTATACGATTCCTATTAGTACAGCATTTGTTTTGAAAGGTACAGGTTCTGATCCTGATGGAGATACAGTTACTTATACTTGGGAAGAAAATGATAGTGCCATTACAACAGATAAAAGTAATAGTATTGCATATCCCACAAAACCAGATGGTCCATTGTTTAGATCAATACGACCAGTAAGTTCACCAATTCGATACATGCCAAGTTATGATTCAGTACTTCAAAATAAACTGACTACAACTTGGGAATCTGTTTCGGATATTGCAAGAACGCTGAATTTTACTTTAACCGGACGTGATAATGCAGCTCAGGGAAAAGCCCAAACTTATACAGATGCGATGGTTGTAAATGTTGCTTCATTTGCCGGACCATTTTCAGTTACTTCGCACAAAGATAAAAATGTAAGTTGGAGTCAGGGGCAAAGTCAAACAGTAACTTGGAGTGTCAATAATACAAATACTTTGTTTGGATCTTCGGCAGTAAATATAAAATTGTCTACAGACGAAGGATTGACTTTTCCGATAACTCTCGCGGCAAATACACCAAATGATGGTTCAGAAGTTATCACGCTTCCTGCAAGTGTACCTTCATCAAAAAATTGCAGAATCTTGATTGAACCAGTTTCAAATATTTATTATGCATTAAATAGTACGCCATTTGCAATAGGATATACTTCAAAAACGACGTGCGAAACGTATAGTTTTGGAAACTCTTTCAGTATTCCATATTCAAGTACTTATACTTCTAAAACGATAACTGTACCGGCATCAACAGGAATTATTGAAGATGTAAATGTTTCATTAAATGTAACACACAACAGACTTTCTGATCTGGAGATTGAAGTTGTAAATCCGCAAGGAACAGTTGTTCGTTTATTTAATCAAGCTTGTACAGATGTCGCATCTACATTAGTATTACAGTTTGACGACGACGGAGTAAATTTGGATTGTAGTAAAACAACCTCACAAATTGTAATTCCGGTTGATGCTTTGAGCGCTTTTAACGGTCAAAATCCGCAAGGAAACTGGATTTTTAGAATTCGTGATGCCGTTGCAGGACAATTTGGAACACTAAATTCAGCTTCGATAAACATTTGCAGTCAAACATTTACCTTAGGAACAGAGGATTTTAATATTATAGATTTTGTTCTTTATCCAAATCCAAGTAAAGGAAATTTCACTATTCAATTTGAAAGCGAAGGCACAAATAGAGTTCAGGTTTATGTACACGATATTTTAGGCAAAAGAGTTTATTCTAATTCTTTTGATCCTACTTCTAATTTTGATCAGAATATTCAATTGCCACAAGTATCTGCAGGAATTTATCTTGTAACAGTAATTGATGGAGATCGTAGAACAGTTAAGAAAATTGTTGTGAATTAA
- a CDS encoding bifunctional riboflavin kinase/FAD synthetase: protein MKLFHSINDFQSTKKTILTLGTFDGVHIGHKKILERITQNTENGKYESLVLTFFPHPRMVLQEKSEIKLLNTISEKTKLLEATGIENLVIHPFNESFSRLTAEEFVHSILVDQFHIQKIIIGHDHRFGRNRTANIDDLIAFGAEYGFEVEQISAQEIQDVSVSSTKIRKALNEGNMALANDYLGYDYFLSGEVVKGKQLGRTIGFPTANIQIEEDYKLIPKTGVYVVKAVVDQKEVFGMMNIGFNPTVNGQKQTIEVHLFDFDADIYGQKIEVSLLKYLREEQKFGSVDLLKEQLNQDKINALAFVNQL, encoded by the coding sequence TTGAAGCTCTTTCATTCTATAAACGATTTTCAGTCAACCAAGAAAACGATTTTAACTCTTGGAACCTTTGACGGCGTACATATTGGTCATAAAAAAATTCTGGAACGAATTACTCAAAATACGGAAAACGGAAAATACGAAAGTTTAGTTCTGACTTTTTTCCCGCATCCGCGAATGGTTTTACAAGAAAAATCAGAAATCAAACTCTTAAATACGATTTCTGAAAAAACGAAACTTCTGGAAGCAACCGGAATAGAAAATCTTGTTATTCATCCGTTTAACGAAAGTTTTTCAAGATTAACTGCCGAAGAATTTGTTCATTCGATTTTAGTGGATCAGTTTCATATTCAGAAAATAATTATTGGTCACGATCATCGTTTTGGAAGAAACAGAACGGCAAATATTGACGATTTAATCGCTTTTGGCGCTGAATACGGTTTTGAAGTGGAGCAGATTTCGGCACAAGAAATTCAGGATGTTTCTGTAAGTTCTACCAAAATCAGAAAAGCGTTAAATGAAGGAAATATGGCTCTTGCCAATGATTATCTGGGTTATGATTATTTTTTATCCGGTGAAGTTGTAAAAGGAAAACAATTAGGAAGAACGATTGGTTTTCCAACGGCAAATATCCAAATTGAAGAAGATTACAAGCTTATTCCTAAAACTGGCGTTTATGTTGTTAAAGCCGTTGTGGATCAAAAAGAAGTTTTCGGAATGATGAATATCGGTTTTAATCCAACTGTAAATGGGCAAAAACAAACGATCGAAGTACATCTTTTTGACTTTGATGCTGATATTTATGGTCAAAAAATCGAAGTTTCACTATTGAAATATCTTCGTGAAGAGCAAAAATTTGGTTCGGTAGATTTATTGAAAGAACAATTAAATCAGGATAAAATAAATGCTTTGGCTTTTGTAAATCAGCTTTAA
- the bioB gene encoding biotin synthase BioB: protein MSITKHNWTKDEIIAIYNKPMMDLLYEAATIHRQKHDPNVVQVSTLLSIKTGGCPEDCGYCPQAARYNTGVEGNDLMSVSQVKAQALRAKSSGSSRVCMGAAWRNVKDGEEFDQVLEMVRTINKLDMEVCCTLGMITENQAQRLAEAGLYAYNHNLDTSEEYYKDVISTRGFEDRLQTIENVRKTNVTVCSGGIIGMGESIEDRAGMLVALSTLNPQPESVPINALVAVEGTPMEEEKPVEIWEMIRMVATTRIVMPDTQVRLSAGRTNMSREGQAMCFFAGANSIFAGDKLLTTPNPDVHEDMKMFDLLGLIPQKPFVKVSQPQTVEAADSQFAPLGEKPKWTRPGHTIERNLEASIKSKI, encoded by the coding sequence ATGAGCATTACAAAACACAACTGGACAAAAGACGAGATAATCGCCATATATAATAAACCTATGATGGACTTGCTTTATGAAGCAGCAACTATTCATAGACAAAAACATGATCCGAACGTAGTTCAGGTATCAACTTTACTATCTATCAAAACTGGAGGTTGTCCGGAAGATTGCGGTTATTGTCCGCAAGCTGCCAGATATAATACTGGTGTTGAAGGTAATGATCTAATGAGTGTAAGTCAGGTAAAAGCTCAGGCTTTGCGTGCAAAATCAAGCGGATCTTCTCGCGTTTGTATGGGTGCTGCCTGGAGAAACGTAAAAGATGGCGAAGAGTTTGATCAGGTTTTGGAAATGGTTCGTACCATTAACAAACTAGACATGGAGGTTTGTTGTACTTTAGGTATGATTACCGAAAATCAAGCACAACGTTTAGCAGAAGCTGGTTTGTATGCTTACAACCACAACTTAGATACTTCTGAAGAATATTATAAAGATGTAATTTCTACACGTGGTTTCGAAGACCGTTTGCAAACTATCGAAAATGTTCGTAAAACGAATGTTACCGTTTGTAGCGGAGGAATTATTGGAATGGGAGAAAGCATCGAAGACAGAGCAGGAATGCTTGTTGCGCTTTCTACTTTAAATCCTCAACCGGAATCTGTGCCAATTAATGCATTAGTTGCCGTTGAAGGAACTCCGATGGAGGAAGAAAAACCAGTTGAAATCTGGGAAATGATCCGAATGGTAGCAACTACAAGAATTGTTATGCCGGACACACAAGTTCGTTTATCTGCAGGAAGAACAAATATGAGCCGTGAAGGACAAGCAATGTGCTTTTTTGCCGGTGCAAACTCAATTTTTGCAGGTGATAAATTATTGACTACTCCAAATCCTGATGTTCACGAAGACATGAAAATGTTTGACTTGTTAGGATTAATTCCACAAAAACCATTTGTTAAAGTTTCACAGCCACAAACTGTTGAAGCTGCTGATTCTCAATTTGCTCCATTAGGCGAAAAACCTAAGTGGACGAGACCAGGACACACAATTGAAAGAAACCTTGAGGCTTCGATCAAATCAAAAATTTAA
- a CDS encoding cupin-like domain-containing protein, translating into MKLKQIERVKKISKSDFISQYVKKQIPVVIEELTEDWPAYHKWKLSYIKEIAGETIVPLYDDRPVNHEDGFNEAHTKMKMSDYINLLEQKPTNYRIFLYNLMKEVPTLKNDFLWPDIGLKLVKQMPMLFFGGENSRVFMHYDIDYSNILHFHFHGEKQCMLFAPSQTKFLYKVPHALISREDIDFDNPDYEKFPALKNAEGYITNLKHGEMLYMPEGYWHYMKYLTPGFSMSLRAFPKNVTNLSKAVYNVFIMRHFDILMRKFKGQKWIDYKNEKAITKTNGSLQKTF; encoded by the coding sequence ATGAAGTTAAAACAAATCGAAAGGGTAAAAAAAATCTCAAAATCTGATTTTATTTCCCAATATGTAAAAAAGCAAATTCCCGTTGTTATTGAAGAACTGACCGAAGATTGGCCAGCCTATCATAAATGGAAATTATCATATATCAAAGAAATCGCAGGTGAAACCATCGTTCCTTTATACGATGACAGGCCTGTAAATCATGAAGATGGCTTTAATGAAGCTCATACTAAAATGAAGATGAGCGATTACATTAATCTTTTAGAACAAAAACCTACCAATTACCGCATCTTTCTTTATAATCTAATGAAAGAGGTGCCTACGTTAAAAAACGACTTTCTGTGGCCGGATATTGGCCTGAAATTAGTCAAGCAAATGCCAATGTTGTTTTTTGGCGGAGAAAATTCAAGAGTCTTTATGCATTATGATATCGATTATTCGAATATTTTGCATTTTCATTTTCATGGAGAAAAACAATGTATGCTTTTTGCTCCAAGTCAAACGAAGTTCCTGTACAAAGTTCCGCATGCTTTGATCTCGAGAGAAGACATTGATTTTGACAATCCTGATTACGAAAAATTTCCGGCTCTTAAAAATGCCGAAGGTTATATCACTAATCTGAAACACGGTGAAATGTTATACATGCCGGAAGGTTATTGGCATTATATGAAATACCTGACTCCGGGATTTTCTATGAGTTTAAGGGCTTTTCCTAAAAATGTTACGAACTTATCAAAAGCGGTTTATAATGTTTTCATCATGCGCCATTTTGATATTTTAATGCGAAAATTTAAAGGCCAAAAATGGATTGATTATAAAAACGAAAAGGCAATTACTAAAACTAATGGAAGTTTGCAAAAGACTTTTTAA